One window from the genome of Eucalyptus grandis isolate ANBG69807.140 chromosome 7, ASM1654582v1, whole genome shotgun sequence encodes:
- the LOC104453224 gene encoding uncharacterized protein LOC104453224 gives MEVVSAVPSIDLSFESTTSTPYITAPSSPQAFRNFFNPSTIPPTSPPSPGRPDFDLCLREEFHEISLVPDEDKDEGSWHDNPRFSIAFAWENALPMMIHAKKEDGCVVEDDDGKDFAFDFSRGLGESSTMSADELFHGGKIRPLKSPPLQSPAESQDGNIGGVLPAKRDGGKLLEPVQISRVEDFDMPCYQQKGGERGRERNGRPSSSSSSRKGTRSLSPLRISDILLDRDDEDLENSGLNIHKNSSSSSSSSLSSSSNYFSSLISFSKGDKKKWSFKDLLLFRSASEGRGTSKDPFRKYSSGFKRGEIAGRPVSSSSRRATESTHELHYRMKKAAAEEMKRRTTLPYKHGFLGCWANGGGSRHEITSGFGSLTRGT, from the coding sequence ATGGAGGTGGTCTCAGCAGTGCCCTCTATCGACTTAAGCTTCGAGAGCACGACCTCCACTCCATACATCACCGCTCCTTCGAGCCCTCAAGCGTTCCGCAACTTCTTCAATCCATCCACAATTCCTCCGACGTCTCCGCCTAGTCCTGGTCGCCCAGATTTCGATCTTTGTTTGCGTGAAGAATTCCATGAGATCTCCCTCGTCCCGGACGAGGACAAAGATGAGGGCTCGTGGCACGACAACCCACGGTTCTCCATAGCCTTCGCATGGGAGAACGCCCTGCCGATGATGATCCATGCGAAGAAAGAGGATGGATGCGTCGTCGAAGATGACGATGGGAAAGACTTTGCGTTCGATTTCAGCAGGGGTTTAGGTGAGAGTTCCACCATGTCTGCTGACGAGCTCTTCCATGGCGGCAAAATCAGACCCTTGAAGTCACCACCTCTTCAGTCACCAGCTGAGTCACAAGACGGCAACATTGGTGGAGTCTTGCCTGCTAAACGTGATGGGGGAAAATTACTTGAACCTGTCCAGATTAGTCGAGTTGAAGATTTTGATATGCCGTGTTAtcaacaaaaagggggagagcgTGGTCGAGAGAGAAACGGCCGACCATCGTCATCGTCTTCCTCTCGTAAGGGGACGAGATCTCTCTCACCCCTGAGAATATCCGACATTTTGCTCGACCGAGATGATGAGGATTTGGAGAATTCAGGACTGAACATCCATAAGAattcatcgtcgtcgtcgtcttcttctctttcttcttcttccaactACTTCTCGTCTCTGATATCGTTCTCGAAGGGTGATAAGAAAAAATGGAGTTTCAAAGATCTGTTATTGTTCCGAAGCGCATCGGAAGGCCGGGGTACGAGCAAGGACCCATTCAGGAAGTACTCCTCTGGATTCAAGCGAGGAGAGATCGCTGGTCGTCCAGTGTCGAGCTCGAGTCGGCGGGCGACTGAGTCGACTCACGAGTTGCATTACAGGATGAAGAAAGCAGCTGCGgaggagatgaagaggaggaccACCTTGCCCTACAAGCATGGCTTCCTCGGATGTTGGGCTAACGGTGGCGGCAGCCGGCACGAGATCACGAGCGGTTTTGGGTCCCTGACGCGTGGAACATGA
- the LOC104455378 gene encoding transcription factor bHLH95, with translation MSEGGDHVAFPWKNPTWDFAKPDNSSNVGDRLGKKTACSSSHAQTAVENELRPVPTRKRSRDMIKEGEDKNGKGELAANGAKTVGESDHEIHIWTERERRKKMRNMFANLHALLPHIPPKADKSTIVDEAVNYIKNLENTLQNLQKQKQEKYHCTAIFNCEPSTVVNSQSLASDSREAFLASQGSAAGNLPISAASSSASSPVFRHPIAFQTWSSPNVVLNICGDEAMISVCSPKKPGLFTAICYVLEKHKIQVVSAQVSSDYSRSLYMIQAQVAGASDQQAEVLPVEEIFKQAATEIMELILDRKQRRPGDSSANSYELIAVAGEDPFISQRERERERESIDISLLAVSYF, from the exons ATGTCTGAAGGAGGAGATCATGTCGCTTTCCCATGGAAGAACCCAACATGGGATTTTGCAAAGCCTGATAATTCTAGCAATGTTGGAGATAGGTTAGGTAAGAAGACTGCTTGCTCTAGCTCTCATGCCCAGACCGCGGTGGAAAATGAGCTCCGCCCGGTGCCAACTAGGAAGCGATCCCGCGACATGATCAAAGAAGGCGAGGACAAGAACGGAAAAGGTGAGCTCGCTGCGAACGGAGCAAAAACGGTGGGCGAGTCGGACCACGAGATCCATAtatggacagagagagagaggaggaagaagatgaggaacaTGTTTGCTAATCTTCATGCTTTACTTCCTCATATTCCTCCTAAG GCTGACAAGTCTACCATAGTGGATGAAGCTGTCAACTACATCAAAAACTTGGAGAACACTCTTCAAAATCTGCAGaagcaaaagcaagaaaagtaCCATTGCACTGCCATCTTTAACTGCGAGCCGTCGACTGTGGTCAATTCCCAGAGTCTAGCTAGTGACTCGAGGGAAGCTTTCTTGGCCAGTCAAGGGTCTGCCGCCGGCAATTTGCCCATCAGCGCCGCAAGCAGTTCAGCGTCATCTCCAGTCTTTCGACATCCTATAGCCTTTCAAACCTGGTCTTCTCCCAATGTTGTTCTGAACATCTGCGGCGATGAAGCGATGATCAGTGTCTGCTCGCCCAAAAAACCCGGACTGTTTACTGCTATCTGCTATGTGTTGGAGAAGCATAAGATCCAAGTGGTATCCGCTCAGGTGTCGTCGGATTACAGCCGAAGCCTTTACATGATTCAAGCTCAA GTTGCAGGAGCTTCGGACCAACAAGCAGAAGTGCTCCCAGTGGAAGAGATATTCAAACAAGCCGCAACGGAGATCATG GAGCTCATTCTAGATCGGAAGCAAAGGAGGCCCGGTGATTCCTCCGCCAATAGCTATGAGCTCATTGCAGTTGCAGGAGAGGACCCATTCATCAGccagagggagagggagagggagagggagagcaTTGACATTAGCTTGCTTGCAGTGAGTTATTTTTAG